One window of the Shimwellia blattae DSM 4481 = NBRC 105725 genome contains the following:
- the pagP gene encoding lipid IV(A) palmitoyltransferase PagP, which yields MCKIKRLTSTFTLILSFLLLTPAISRADSRDESTGWFSSFRHQVVETWESPRYTDLYIPAITWHARFAYDKDKTDRYNERPWGAGLGVSRLDDKGNWHALYLMAFKDSFNKWEPIGGYGWEAIWRPLADDNFHLGLGYTAAVTARDNYRYIPIPLVLPLASVGYGPATFQMTYIPGTYNNGNVYFAWFRLQF from the coding sequence ATGTGCAAGATAAAACGGCTGACAAGCACTTTCACGCTTATTCTTTCCTTTCTGTTATTAACGCCCGCCATTTCCCGGGCTGATTCCCGGGATGAAAGCACCGGCTGGTTTTCATCATTTCGTCATCAGGTGGTGGAAACCTGGGAATCTCCCCGCTATACGGATCTTTATATTCCGGCGATCACCTGGCATGCGCGTTTCGCCTACGATAAAGACAAAACCGACCGCTATAACGAGCGCCCCTGGGGGGCAGGGCTTGGGGTCTCCCGGCTGGATGACAAAGGCAACTGGCACGCCCTCTACCTGATGGCGTTTAAAGATTCATTTAACAAGTGGGAGCCGATTGGCGGCTACGGCTGGGAGGCCATCTGGCGCCCGCTGGCGGACGACAATTTCCACCTCGGGCTGGGGTATACCGCCGCGGTAACCGCCCGGGATAACTACCGTTATATCCCGATCCCGCTGGTATTGCCCCTGGCGTCTGTGGGCTATGGCCCGGCAACATTTCAGATGACCTATATACCGGGAACCTATAACAACGGTAACGTTTACTTTGCCTGGTTTCGTTTGCAGTTCTGA
- the crcB gene encoding fluoride efflux transporter CrcB has product MGQLLLAVFLGGGLGSVSRWLISLRFNPVHPAIPLGTLTANLIGAFIIGIGLAWFNRITTIDPQWKLLVTTGFCGGLTTFSTFSAEVVYLLMDGKVSWALANIVLNLAGSLMMTALAFWLTQQLLGR; this is encoded by the coding sequence ATGGGCCAATTGCTGCTGGCGGTGTTTCTGGGCGGAGGTTTAGGGAGCGTGAGCCGCTGGTTAATTAGCCTGCGATTTAACCCGGTGCACCCGGCTATCCCGCTGGGGACATTAACCGCGAATCTTATCGGGGCGTTTATTATCGGTATTGGCCTTGCGTGGTTTAACCGCATCACCACCATTGATCCCCAGTGGAAACTACTGGTGACCACCGGCTTTTGCGGCGGGCTGACCACCTTTTCGACCTTCTCTGCCGAGGTGGTGTATCTGCTTATGGATGGCAAAGTGAGCTGGGCGCTGGCCAATATTGTACTTAACCTGGCAGGCTCCCTGATGATGACGGCCCTGGCCTTCTGGCTGACCCAGCAGCTGCTCGGGCGCTGA
- the cspE gene encoding transcription antiterminator/RNA stability regulator CspE produces the protein MSKIKGNVKWFNESKGFGFITPEDGSKDVFVHFSAIQSNGFKTLAEGQRVEFEITNGAKGPSAANVIAL, from the coding sequence ATGTCTAAGATTAAAGGTAACGTTAAGTGGTTTAATGAGTCCAAAGGATTCGGTTTCATTACTCCGGAAGATGGCAGCAAAGACGTGTTCGTACACTTCTCTGCAATCCAGAGCAATGGTTTCAAAACTCTGGCTGAAGGTCAGCGTGTAGAGTTCGAAATCACTAACGGTGCCAAAGGCCCTTCTGCTGCTAACGTAATCGCTCTGTAA
- the rna gene encoding ribonuclease I, translating to MVTAACGLMFCASASAQSLTPGQYGDFDNYVLALSWQSGFCQSMHERNRKEPTECRNQNVGEDKTALLTVHGLWPSLPRSIAARGVDNQRWMRFGCATRPEPNYPQVKASRKCSAPDTGLSGDMAEKLSGVMPGAGGNSCLERYEYAKHGACFGFDPAAYFGTMVRLSQEVRQSPVGQFLASHYGKTVQRSELEQAIASAWGKEKVKSVKLTCHSHPAYLTEIQLTLNAAAINQPLSGNSLATQPHPGNCPGTFIIDATGY from the coding sequence ATGGTGACCGCCGCCTGCGGGCTGATGTTTTGTGCATCCGCCAGCGCCCAGTCCCTGACTCCCGGCCAGTATGGCGATTTTGATAACTATGTCCTGGCGCTCTCCTGGCAGTCCGGTTTTTGCCAGAGCATGCATGAGCGCAATCGCAAAGAGCCCACAGAGTGTCGCAACCAGAATGTGGGGGAAGATAAAACCGCCCTGCTCACCGTGCACGGGCTGTGGCCGTCGCTCCCCCGCAGTATTGCCGCCCGGGGGGTGGATAACCAGCGCTGGATGCGCTTTGGCTGCGCAACGCGCCCGGAGCCCAATTATCCGCAGGTAAAAGCCAGCCGCAAATGCAGTGCCCCGGATACCGGGCTTTCCGGCGATATGGCAGAGAAACTCTCCGGGGTGATGCCCGGTGCCGGTGGCAACAGCTGCCTTGAGCGCTACGAATACGCCAAACACGGTGCCTGTTTCGGGTTCGATCCCGCGGCGTACTTTGGCACCATGGTGCGCCTGAGCCAGGAAGTGCGCCAGAGCCCGGTGGGGCAGTTCCTCGCCAGCCACTACGGCAAAACCGTGCAGCGCAGCGAGCTGGAGCAGGCTATCGCCAGCGCCTGGGGTAAAGAGAAGGTGAAATCGGTGAAATTAACCTGCCACAGCCACCCGGCGTACCTCACCGAGATCCAGCTAACGCTCAACGCGGCAGCCATTAACCAGCCCCTGAGCGGTAATTCGCTGGCTACCCAGCCACACCCGGGTAACTGCCCCGGCACCTTTATTATTGACGCGACAGGGTATTAA
- the dacA gene encoding D-alanyl-D-alanine carboxypeptidase DacA has protein sequence MKNVLPVRIAKGVTLSLTIGLMAMSAARADDLNIKTMIPGVPQIDAEAYILIDYNSGKILAEQNADARRDPASLTKMMTSYVIGQAMKAGKFKESDVVTIGPDAWATGNPVFKGSSLMFLKPGMEVPVSQLIRGINLQSGNDACVAMADYVAGSQDAFVGLMNSYVNALGLKNTHFQTVHGLDAQGQYSSARDMALIGQALIRDVPNEYAIYKEKEFTFNGIRQPNRNGLLWDNSLKVDGIKTGHTSSAGFNLVASATEGQMRLISAVMGGHTSKGREAESKKLLTWGFRFFESVNPLKAGKEFASEPAWFGDSDRASLGVDKDAWLTIPRGRMKDLKASYVLNNTELHAPLQKNQVVGTINFQLDGKIIDQRPLVVLQPIEEGNFFGRIIDYIKLMFHHWFG, from the coding sequence ATGAAAAACGTTCTCCCTGTTCGTATCGCCAAAGGCGTCACGCTCTCACTGACAATCGGCCTGATGGCTATGTCTGCTGCCCGCGCTGACGATCTGAATATAAAAACCATGATTCCGGGTGTTCCGCAGATCGATGCCGAGGCTTATATCCTCATCGACTATAACTCCGGTAAAATCCTGGCCGAACAGAATGCTGATGCGCGCCGTGATCCGGCAAGCCTGACCAAAATGATGACCAGTTACGTCATCGGCCAGGCCATGAAAGCAGGCAAATTTAAAGAATCAGACGTCGTCACCATCGGCCCTGACGCCTGGGCTACCGGTAACCCGGTATTTAAGGGCTCATCGCTGATGTTCCTCAAACCGGGGATGGAAGTGCCGGTTTCTCAGCTGATCCGCGGTATCAACCTGCAGTCCGGTAACGATGCCTGCGTGGCCATGGCGGATTATGTCGCCGGGAGCCAGGACGCCTTCGTCGGCCTGATGAACAGCTATGTTAACGCACTGGGCCTGAAGAACACCCACTTCCAGACCGTTCACGGCCTGGATGCACAGGGCCAGTACAGCTCTGCCCGCGATATGGCGCTGATTGGTCAGGCACTGATCCGCGACGTACCGAACGAGTACGCTATCTACAAAGAGAAAGAGTTCACCTTTAACGGGATCCGCCAGCCGAACCGTAACGGCCTGCTGTGGGATAACAGCCTGAAGGTTGACGGGATCAAAACCGGTCACACCAGCAGCGCCGGGTTTAACCTGGTGGCCTCTGCCACCGAAGGCCAGATGCGTCTGATCTCCGCCGTTATGGGGGGCCACACCTCCAAAGGCCGCGAAGCCGAAAGCAAAAAACTGCTCACCTGGGGCTTCCGCTTCTTTGAAAGCGTGAACCCGCTGAAAGCCGGTAAAGAGTTCGCCTCCGAACCTGCCTGGTTTGGCGACAGCGATCGCGCCTCATTAGGGGTGGATAAAGACGCCTGGCTCACCATTCCCCGTGGCCGGATGAAAGATCTGAAAGCCAGCTATGTGCTGAACAATACCGAGCTGCACGCCCCTCTGCAGAAAAACCAGGTGGTCGGTACGATCAACTTCCAGCTGGATGGCAAAATCATCGATCAGCGCCCGCTGGTGGTCTTACAGCCCATTGAAGAAGGCAACTTCTTTGGCCGGATCATTGATTACATCAAGCTGATGTTCCACCACTGGTTCGGTTAA
- the tatE gene encoding twin-arginine translocase subunit TatE, whose product MGEISITKLLVIGALIVLLFGTKKLRTLGGDLGAAIKGFKKAMNDDEASAKSTTANDTTAERLSHKD is encoded by the coding sequence ATGGGCGAGATCAGCATTACCAAACTTTTAGTCATCGGCGCACTGATTGTTTTATTGTTTGGCACCAAAAAGTTGCGCACCTTAGGTGGCGATCTCGGTGCGGCCATCAAAGGCTTCAAAAAAGCAATGAACGATGATGAAGCCAGCGCCAAATCCACCACAGCGAACGACACCACCGCAGAGCGTTTGTCGCACAAAGACTGA
- the ybeD gene encoding DUF493 family protein YbeD, translated as MKTNLKELLEFPCPFTYKVMGLAKPELVDMVVEVVQRHAPGDYTPEVKPSSKGTYHSVSITINATHIEQVETLYEELGNIEIVRMVL; from the coding sequence ATGAAAACCAATCTGAAAGAGTTACTTGAATTCCCCTGCCCCTTTACTTACAAAGTAATGGGCCTGGCGAAACCAGAGCTGGTCGATATGGTGGTTGAGGTGGTACAGCGCCACGCCCCTGGCGACTATACCCCTGAGGTGAAACCGAGCAGCAAAGGCACCTACCATTCTGTCTCTATCACCATCAATGCCACACATATTGAGCAGGTGGAAACCCTCTACGAAGAGCTGGGCAATATTGAAATTGTCCGTATGGTTCTGTAA
- a CDS encoding deaminated glutathione amidase, which produces MRTAVGQFVVGPHWQQNLATCLALMDQARAGAADLLVLPEALLARSDDDPHLSVKQAQTPDGPFLQGIVAHSKGCHLTTILTLHMRTTPGRAANTLFAVRNGQVLLSYQKLHLYDAFNVRESTLVDAGEALPGLIDVAGIKTGVMTCYDLRFPELALNLALQGAELLVVPAAWLRGPLKEQHWATLLSARALDTTCYLAAAGECGSRNIGQSRIVDPMGVVLAAAAEQPQIIWADIDAARITNVRRQLPVLANRRFSAGILQSVVQKT; this is translated from the coding sequence ATGAGAACAGCGGTAGGGCAGTTTGTGGTAGGCCCGCACTGGCAGCAAAACCTGGCAACCTGCCTGGCACTGATGGATCAGGCCCGGGCGGGGGCGGCGGATTTACTGGTACTGCCAGAGGCGCTACTGGCCCGGTCAGATGACGACCCGCACCTGTCAGTAAAACAGGCCCAGACCCCGGACGGACCATTTTTACAGGGGATAGTGGCGCACAGTAAAGGCTGCCACCTGACCACTATCCTGACCCTGCACATGCGCACCACCCCGGGAAGGGCGGCCAATACGCTGTTTGCCGTGCGCAATGGTCAGGTATTGCTGAGTTACCAGAAGCTCCACCTGTATGATGCGTTTAATGTGCGCGAATCCACCCTGGTGGACGCAGGCGAAGCGCTGCCCGGGCTGATTGATGTGGCCGGCATAAAAACCGGCGTGATGACCTGCTATGATTTGCGCTTTCCGGAGCTGGCGCTGAACCTGGCATTACAGGGGGCTGAATTGCTGGTTGTGCCTGCGGCCTGGCTGCGCGGCCCGTTAAAAGAGCAGCACTGGGCCACGCTGCTTTCGGCCCGGGCGCTGGATACGACCTGTTACCTGGCGGCAGCCGGTGAGTGCGGCAGCCGCAATATTGGCCAGAGCCGTATTGTCGACCCTATGGGGGTAGTGCTGGCGGCGGCCGCGGAACAGCCGCAGATTATCTGGGCGGATATTGATGCGGCGCGGATCACAAATGTGCGCCGCCAGTTACCGGTACTGGCAAATAGGCGATTTAGCGCAGGGATCCTGCAATCAGTTGTGCAGAAAACTTGA
- the dcuC gene encoding anaerobic C4-dicarboxylate transporter DcuC encodes MLTAFELLIGVLVIVGVARYIIKGYSATGVLFIGGLVLMLISVLMGHDILPAGTQSTGLRAMDILEYIKILLMSRGGDLGMMIMMLCGFAAYMSYIGANDMVVKLASKPLNYINSPYLLMVAAYFLACLMSLAVSSATGLGVLLMATLFPVMVNVGISRGAAAAICASPAAIILSPTSGDVVLAAKAAEMPLVDFAFKTTLPISIAAIISMAIAHFFWQKYLDKKENVSHEMLEASEIETNAPSFYAILPFTPIIGVLIFDGKWAPQLHIITILVSCILLAAIIEFLRNFSTREVFTGLESVYRGMADAFANVVILLVAAGLFAQGLSTIGFIQSLISIATSFGSASIILMLVLVILTMLAAMTTGSGNAPFYAFVELIPKLAHHSGINPGYLVIPMLQASNLGRTISPVSGVVVAVAGMAKISPFEVVKRTSVPVLVGLVVVIIATEFMLPAGA; translated from the coding sequence ATGCTAACTGCTTTTGAGTTATTGATCGGTGTACTGGTCATTGTCGGGGTCGCCCGCTATATCATAAAAGGATATTCCGCCACGGGTGTTTTATTTATCGGCGGGCTGGTACTGATGCTGATAAGTGTCCTGATGGGGCACGACATATTACCCGCAGGCACCCAGAGCACCGGCCTGCGCGCCATGGATATTCTGGAATATATCAAGATCCTGCTGATGAGCCGCGGCGGCGATCTTGGCATGATGATCATGATGTTATGTGGGTTTGCCGCCTACATGTCCTATATCGGCGCGAACGATATGGTCGTCAAACTGGCCTCTAAGCCGCTCAATTATATTAACTCACCCTACCTGTTGATGGTCGCGGCCTATTTCCTGGCCTGCCTGATGTCCCTGGCGGTCTCTTCCGCAACCGGCCTTGGTGTATTACTGATGGCAACCCTGTTCCCGGTCATGGTAAATGTGGGGATCAGCCGTGGCGCCGCAGCCGCTATATGTGCCTCTCCGGCAGCGATTATATTATCGCCAACCTCCGGGGATGTGGTTCTGGCTGCCAAAGCCGCCGAAATGCCGCTGGTGGATTTTGCCTTTAAAACCACCCTGCCGATTTCCATCGCCGCCATCATCAGTATGGCTATCGCCCATTTCTTCTGGCAGAAATACCTCGACAAGAAAGAGAATGTCAGCCACGAAATGCTCGAAGCCAGCGAAATTGAAACTAATGCCCCCTCTTTCTACGCTATTTTGCCGTTTACACCGATTATCGGGGTGCTGATTTTCGACGGTAAATGGGCCCCGCAATTGCATATCATTACCATCCTCGTCAGCTGTATTTTGCTGGCCGCTATTATTGAATTTTTGCGCAATTTCAGTACCCGGGAGGTATTTACCGGGCTGGAATCGGTTTATCGCGGCATGGCCGATGCCTTCGCCAACGTGGTTATCCTGCTGGTGGCCGCCGGGCTGTTTGCCCAGGGGCTGAGCACCATCGGCTTTATTCAGAGCCTGATCTCCATTGCCACCTCGTTTGGCTCCGCCAGTATTATTCTGATGCTGGTACTGGTTATCCTGACCATGCTTGCCGCCATGACGACCGGCTCCGGTAACGCCCCCTTCTATGCCTTTGTGGAGCTTATCCCCAAACTGGCGCACCACTCCGGCATTAACCCGGGGTATCTGGTTATCCCGATGCTGCAGGCCTCTAACCTTGGACGCACCATCTCGCCGGTATCCGGGGTGGTGGTTGCCGTGGCCGGGATGGCAAAAATATCCCCCTTTGAGGTGGTCAAGCGCACCTCCGTACCGGTACTGGTGGGGCTGGTAGTGGTGATCATCGCCACGGAATTTATGTTGCCTGCCGGGGCATAA
- the rlpA gene encoding endolytic peptidoglycan transglycosylase RlpA has protein sequence MRKQWLGVCVAAGLLAACSTNDDGQQQVAPQPEPVVCNGPSVEISGADPRYEPLSPSANQDYQRNGKNYKIVQNPGQFTQSGLAAIYDAEPGSNLAASGEPFDPGQLTAAHPTLPIPSYARITNLANGRMIVVRINDRGPYGNDRVISLSRASADRLNTSNNTKVKIDPIIVSQDGALSGPGMACVTVAKQTYALPSRPDLSGGMGSASSAPQLTPPQGEVRAISNDTLSASDTTGAPVSSSGFLGAPSALHDGVVENSQPATTAPQGQPVTAPVTAPGSVQGSVTAPATASAGNGEFLVQVGAVSDAGRASQWQQKLSQQFGVPGRVTHNGVVYRVQMGPFASKSEAIALQQRLLNEAQQQSFVTAATPQ, from the coding sequence ATGCGTAAGCAGTGGCTTGGAGTTTGCGTGGCGGCAGGATTACTGGCGGCATGTAGTACAAATGATGACGGGCAGCAACAGGTTGCCCCGCAGCCGGAGCCCGTGGTCTGTAACGGCCCGTCCGTCGAAATCAGTGGTGCCGATCCGCGCTATGAGCCGCTGAGCCCTTCTGCGAACCAGGATTACCAGCGCAACGGTAAAAACTATAAAATTGTTCAGAATCCGGGCCAGTTTACCCAAAGTGGCCTGGCTGCCATCTATGATGCGGAGCCGGGCAGTAATCTGGCCGCCTCCGGTGAGCCGTTTGACCCGGGCCAGCTGACAGCCGCACACCCGACCTTACCCATCCCCAGCTATGCCAGGATAACCAACCTGGCCAATGGCCGGATGATTGTCGTGCGGATTAACGATCGCGGCCCCTACGGCAATGACCGGGTTATCTCGCTTTCCCGCGCCTCTGCTGACCGGCTGAACACCTCAAACAACACCAAAGTGAAGATAGACCCGATAATCGTAAGCCAGGACGGTGCCCTCTCCGGCCCGGGTATGGCCTGCGTAACGGTGGCAAAACAGACCTATGCCCTGCCCTCCCGCCCGGATCTGAGCGGCGGTATGGGAAGTGCCTCCTCCGCCCCCCAGCTAACGCCTCCCCAGGGGGAAGTACGGGCCATCAGCAACGATACCCTGAGCGCCAGCGACACGACCGGAGCACCGGTCAGCAGTAGCGGCTTTCTGGGTGCCCCCTCAGCCCTGCACGACGGCGTAGTGGAAAACAGCCAGCCTGCCACCACCGCCCCTCAGGGCCAGCCGGTAACAGCACCGGTCACTGCACCAGGCTCCGTACAGGGCTCAGTAACCGCTCCGGCCACAGCCAGTGCCGGTAACGGTGAGTTTCTGGTGCAGGTGGGTGCCGTGAGCGATGCGGGCCGGGCCAGCCAGTGGCAGCAGAAACTGTCACAGCAGTTTGGCGTACCGGGGCGCGTTACCCACAACGGTGTGGTTTACCGGGTGCAGATGGGGCCCTTTGCCAGCAAAAGTGAGGCTATCGCCCTGCAACAACGTCTTTTGAATGAGGCCCAGCAGCAGTCCTTTGTGACCGCCGCTACGCCGCAATAA
- the mrdB gene encoding peptidoglycan glycosyltransferase MrdB (rod shape-determining protein RodA) yields the protein MTDNPNKRSLWEKIHIDPLFMLTILLLLLYSALVVWSASGQDPGMMERKIGQIMGGLVVMIALAQVPPRIYEGWAPWLYIICVILLVAVDAFGAISKGAQRWLDLGVVRFQPSEIAKIAVPLMVARFINRDVCPPSLKNTAIALVLIFVPTLLVAAQPDLGTSILIAASGLFVLFLSGMSWKLIAVAVLLVAAFIPVLWFFLMHDYQRARVMMLLDPESDPLGAGYHIIQSKIAIGSGGLRGKGWLHGTQSQLEFLPERHTDFIFAVLAEELGLVGVLVLLALYLLLIMRGLWIAARAQTTFGRVMAGGLMLILFVYVFVNIGMVSGILPVVGVPLPLVSYGGSALIVLMAGFGIVMSIHTHRKMLSKSV from the coding sequence ATGACCGACAATCCGAATAAACGTTCGCTCTGGGAGAAGATCCACATCGACCCGCTGTTTATGCTGACCATTTTGCTGCTGTTGTTGTACAGCGCCCTGGTCGTCTGGAGCGCCAGCGGTCAGGACCCGGGGATGATGGAGCGTAAAATTGGCCAGATCATGGGCGGGCTGGTGGTGATGATTGCCCTCGCCCAGGTGCCGCCGCGTATTTATGAGGGCTGGGCCCCCTGGCTGTATATTATCTGCGTTATTTTACTGGTGGCGGTGGATGCCTTCGGGGCCATCTCAAAAGGTGCCCAGCGCTGGCTGGATCTCGGCGTGGTGCGTTTTCAGCCGTCTGAAATCGCCAAAATCGCCGTGCCGCTGATGGTGGCGCGCTTTATTAACCGCGATGTCTGCCCCCCGAGCCTGAAAAATACCGCCATTGCGCTGGTGCTGATTTTTGTTCCCACCCTGCTGGTGGCCGCCCAGCCGGACCTCGGGACCTCGATTCTGATTGCCGCCTCCGGGCTGTTTGTCCTGTTCCTCTCCGGGATGAGCTGGAAACTTATCGCCGTGGCGGTGCTGCTGGTGGCGGCGTTTATCCCGGTGTTGTGGTTCTTCCTGATGCACGACTACCAGCGCGCCCGCGTAATGATGCTGCTGGATCCTGAATCCGATCCGCTGGGTGCCGGTTATCATATTATTCAGTCGAAGATTGCCATCGGCTCCGGCGGGCTGCGCGGTAAAGGCTGGCTGCACGGCACCCAGTCACAGCTGGAGTTCCTGCCAGAGCGCCATACGGACTTTATCTTCGCGGTGCTGGCCGAAGAGCTGGGGCTGGTCGGGGTACTGGTGCTGCTGGCGTTATACCTGCTGCTGATCATGCGCGGCCTGTGGATTGCCGCCCGGGCACAGACCACCTTTGGCCGCGTTATGGCCGGTGGCCTGATGCTGATACTCTTCGTTTATGTATTTGTTAATATTGGTATGGTTAGTGGTATCTTGCCGGTGGTGGGTGTACCTTTGCCCCTGGTCAGTTATGGTGGCTCGGCACTGATCGTGCTGATGGCCGGGTTCGGGATTGTGATGTCTATCCACACTCACCGGAAAATGTTATCCAAAAGCGTGTAA
- the lipB gene encoding lipoyl(octanoyl) transferase LipB yields MSQDTLIIRQLGRQPYGPVSRAMHDFTDTRNDTTPDEIWLVEHEPVFTQGQAGKAEHLLAPGDIPVIQSDRGGQVTYHGPGQQVMYVLLNLKRRKLGVRELVTMLEQTVVNTLATLGIDAHARADAPGVYVGERKICSLGLRIRRGCSFHGLALNIDMDLTPFLRINPCGYAGMEMTQVSRLAPGATVASVQPVLTESFFALLGNPPREWISQPWQQ; encoded by the coding sequence TTGTCTCAAGATACCCTTATTATCCGCCAGCTTGGCCGGCAGCCTTATGGTCCTGTATCCCGGGCCATGCACGACTTTACCGATACCCGCAACGACACCACCCCGGACGAGATCTGGCTGGTAGAGCACGAGCCGGTCTTTACCCAGGGCCAGGCCGGGAAGGCAGAACACCTCCTGGCACCGGGCGATATTCCGGTTATCCAGAGCGATCGCGGCGGCCAGGTAACCTACCACGGGCCTGGTCAGCAGGTGATGTACGTTCTGCTCAATCTCAAGCGCCGCAAGCTGGGCGTGCGTGAACTGGTCACCATGCTGGAACAGACGGTGGTCAACACCCTGGCAACACTGGGGATTGACGCCCATGCCCGGGCAGATGCGCCTGGCGTCTATGTGGGGGAGCGGAAGATCTGCTCACTGGGGCTGCGTATCCGCCGGGGGTGCTCGTTCCACGGTCTGGCGCTGAATATCGATATGGATCTGACCCCGTTCCTGCGCATTAACCCCTGCGGTTATGCGGGCATGGAAATGACCCAGGTCAGCCGTCTTGCCCCCGGGGCGACAGTTGCCTCTGTTCAGCCGGTGCTGACAGAGAGCTTCTTTGCCCTGCTGGGTAACCCGCCCCGGGAGTGGATCAGCCAGCCCTGGCAGCAGTAA
- the lipA gene encoding lipoyl synthase, translating to MSKPILMERGVKYRDADKMALIPVKTVVTERQELLRKPEWMKIKLPADSSRIQGIKAAMRKNGLHSVCEEASCPNLAECFNHGTATFMILGAICTRRCPFCDVAHGRPLAPEAGEPQKLAQTIADMALRYVVITSVDRDDLRDGGAQHFADCISAIREKSPTIRIETLVPDFRGRMDRALEILTATPPDVFNHNLENVPRLYRKVRPGADYAWSLKLLERFKEAHPEIPTKSGLMVGLGETNAEIVEVMRDLRRHGVTMLTLGQYLQPSRHHLPVQRYVSPEEFDEMKAEAMAMGFTHAACGPFVRSSYHADLQAKGIEVK from the coding sequence ATGAGCAAACCCATTCTGATGGAACGCGGAGTCAAATACCGCGACGCCGATAAAATGGCCCTTATCCCGGTGAAAACCGTTGTCACGGAGCGCCAGGAGCTGTTAAGGAAGCCGGAGTGGATGAAAATCAAACTCCCGGCAGATTCCTCAAGAATTCAGGGCATCAAAGCCGCGATGCGCAAAAACGGCCTGCACTCCGTTTGTGAAGAAGCCTCCTGCCCGAACCTGGCAGAGTGCTTTAACCACGGCACCGCCACTTTTATGATCCTCGGCGCTATCTGTACCCGCCGCTGCCCGTTCTGTGATGTTGCCCACGGCCGCCCGCTGGCCCCGGAAGCCGGTGAGCCGCAAAAGCTGGCCCAGACCATTGCCGATATGGCCCTGCGTTACGTGGTTATCACCTCTGTTGACCGTGACGATCTGCGTGATGGCGGTGCTCAGCACTTTGCTGACTGCATCAGCGCTATTCGCGAAAAGAGCCCGACTATCCGTATTGAAACCCTGGTGCCGGATTTCCGTGGCCGTATGGATCGCGCGCTGGAGATCCTGACCGCAACCCCGCCGGATGTGTTTAACCACAACCTGGAAAACGTGCCGCGCCTGTACCGCAAGGTGCGCCCGGGTGCGGACTACGCCTGGTCGCTGAAACTGCTGGAGCGCTTCAAAGAAGCCCACCCGGAGATCCCGACCAAATCCGGGTTAATGGTTGGCCTGGGGGAGACCAATGCTGAGATAGTTGAGGTCATGCGCGATCTGCGCCGCCACGGTGTCACCATGCTGACCCTGGGCCAGTATCTGCAGCCCAGCCGTCACCACCTGCCGGTGCAGCGCTATGTCAGCCCGGAAGAGTTTGACGAAATGAAAGCCGAAGCCATGGCGATGGGCTTTACCCACGCGGCATGTGGTCCTTTTGTACGCTCGTCCTATCATGCGGATCTGCAGGCAAAAGGGATTGAGGTGAAGTAA